TGGTTCTGGTTCGGATCCACTTGTTCCCGTACTTTGCGACGCAGTAGGCGTCGGTGGCCCGGCCGTCTTTCCGTGGCAGGTTTCGGGCACTCAAGATCCCCAGTTCCAGAATCCCGATGCTCCCCTTTCTGAGGTGCTTGGACGACGGCTGGAGATCGCTGCTGAAATGCGTGGACTCGTCGAGTACGTGGTACCCTGCGTCCAAACAGAGCCGGAGATGGATCTTGCTCGAGAACTTTATTTCCTTCTTCCCTCCGTCGTCCTCGCCCTGTGAAGGTTTCAGGAGATTGAACCAGCGGGGCTCAGGGAACTTTGGGTGATCGAGCCTTGTCGGTAACTCTCTCACAGGCAAGACCAGCGTTCCCAAGAGGTCATCTTTGCCGGGTCCGACCCTGTCCACGATGGAGACGATTATGAAATCTTCAAAGGGCTCCGCCGCGACGAACATGAATTCCTCATTCCATACGTGAGTGTTCGTCAGCGATCGGGCCGGAATACTAGTGACCCTGTTCTGATTTCCCAGATGTACTCTTACGATTATGCTTGGAGCGCGGCTTCGATCGAACAAGACGAGATCCTGAGCCTCGATTACGTTGACGCGCAGGTAGTAGAGCTTGGGGGAGAAATAGACCTTGGATCGTGTGTTGGCGAGGCTTTCGTGCCGGAGGGAGTGCGCGTCTGAGTGCCATGCATCCGGGAAGGACTCGTCGGCTTGTGTCCCCATCCACACCGCCAGCATAACCTCTCCTCCAGTCTTCATCCCACGCTTGTCCTCCAATCTGTACCACTGCGGTGCCAATGGGCTGTCTGGCGGTACACGAAGAGGGACCTCCAAGAGGTCGAAACCCACTCTCCCCACAAAATCATCCTTGCTGATCAAATCCTTGTCCTTCACCGTCACATCGATCAAGTTGGATTGTATCCTCTCTTTAGAGAAGGCGAAGATTTGGTTCCACACGGGGTTCTGGTTTTTCTCCAAGTGTTTGGTGACGCCCTTGTAGTTCCCGAGCTTCACTTCCACGTAGGGGTCGAGGCTGCCGGTGATGTCCATTACCGGAAGGTCCCTGGCCTTCACCACATTCACATACAAGTAGTGCATCTGCTCCACCAGATCGTAGGTACTGGACATCTTGTCCCCTCCCCTGTAGCCCATACGCGCCGCCACTGGCGGCCTCGTCTCCACCAATTGGAACTCCGGGTTCAGCCTTGGGGCCTGCATATGCATTACGGTCGTCGCCGCTGGCCCAGCTCGCGCAAAATCGCTCCTTGTTTCGACTGCGGCTGCAGGTTTCAGAGGATTGGCGGCAGCAGGCGGCGGCTGGTGCTGCGGCGGGGGACCGCCGGCGCCTGAGCTGGTGCCGATAGAATGAAAAGTCCTTACCTCTTTTTCcttactcttcttcttcttcgtttcCTGATGCTTAATGTCCTGAAAGTTTTCATGGTTAACATCAACTTCCTGCGGCGGAGGCTCAGGAATTTCAACCTTTTTTCTGCTTTCCTTTGGGGAGGAGGCCTGATAGTCGAGAAACAGATAAAATCTGAGAGTTATGTCTCCTTTAATGCGAGAGAAAAGACCCCTTTTCTCAAGGGGGTAGCATTCGGGTTCGGCGACCGACTCGGATGTCGGAACGGAGCTGCCGGAGATCCGAACACGGCCGAGGAATTTGTAGTGGTCGCCTTCGCGGTGGTTGCAGACGTTGACGTCAATTGTCTTGACGAGGAGGTCTCTGGGGTCTTTGACGTCGAAGATCAGCTTTTCGTTCCAATGGGGATTGAGATCTTTGGGCTTGGTTTGAGTTCGGCGCATCTGCTCGTCGAAGTGGACCTGCACGAAAGGGCTGGCGGAGCCTTGGCCGTCTTTGGGCATGAGGTCGGTTGCTTGTATGACTTCCACCGCAAGTTTGGCCATGGCGGTGGTCGGAAAAGCCTTGCCGGAGCTCCTGACAAGGGAAATAAGGGAATTGGAAGTAGAGGGTATGCGGGAAAaggagaggagaagaagatgaaggaAAGAAGGCGTAGAAATGGTATTTTGGAGAGGAAGAAAAAGGAAGATGGGGGCGGCGGAGAAGGGTAGACAGTGCTAACTTATTTCACCATTTGTGCTATGAAGACAAACAGcgagcgtgtgtgtgtgtgtgtgtgtgtgtgtgtgtgtgtgagagagagagagagaagaggtgTGGTTTGTGGTTTGGTAGAGAAGAGTGGACCCCGCTGGCATTTAATATTTAATCTGATGGgtatagagagagagggagagatgtaTATCTCCTAGTGGATTTTGAGAAGGAAGGGAGGAAGGGTTGACGGTGATAATCTCTGGGTTAAAGGGAACGGGAAAGATTATTTAATTTTGAGCGTCATGAAACATACATTCCAAAAGGCAAtactctctctgttttttttttttttaatgagaaaggagaaaggagaaaggagaaaggagaaaggAGAGGATACCCCTCCTTTTCAAGGAATTTAAAGGAGAAAGGAGAGAGGATACCTCCTTTTCAAGGAATTTTGAGAGATTCATTATTAATGCCTACCGCTTTCGATGTTTCCATCTATTTCTCGCTAAAGATCTGAAAGGCCGCCATCTATCGCCGGGGGTGTGGTTGGTGCTTCTCCGCCACAAAACTAAACATTTCCTCACTGAGTTAACCCTTCAGTCGGCTGAGTTAACTCTTGCCTAGCGTGTAATTTTTCCAACCACAGGTGCCTGCCTTGTGTTATCTGAAATTGGGGTGGACAAAATCAACAGCACCGTCCAGGATGAGTCcggacaataataataataataataataataataatatatttatttatggtCGTCAGTAGCATAAGAAGACTAGCTGTCAGAAATTTCAAGTGGGCTAATGACATTTACATTTCATGCatttgttaataataataataataatatttatttatttatttatttatttatggtctTCAGTAGCATAAGAAGACTAGCTGTCAGAAATTTCAAGTGGGCTAACATTCGCATTTgttaataatttttatatatatatatatatatatatatctacaataTTTTATGCATAAATCCAAGTATAGCTTTCACCACATTAATAATCATTGGTGTCTCGCATTACAAAATATTAAAATCTTTACTTAGCAACAATAATTAGAGctaatctttcttttcttttttttaagaaaaaggaaaattgctTTTAACTTTTAACTTTTTTGTCTATTCTTATATTCCtctatttattttgaaataataaataaattttgtcaAAGTCAAAAATAGGTGAATTAGAGAGGGAAGACCAAATATGTGTTAAAATTCAATTCCAAGGAATGCAATGTAAATTACCTTAAAACTTGAGATGTACATTTGTGTCATTATTAATGTGAGTGTaatctcatacatacatacatacatataatggatggatgaatctacatatttttatttataaattaagaaaagatTGCAGAGTAgcttttaattaatatatttttgttcATTATTTGACGAATACTCTCAGCCTCACATTGTTTAATTTACAAATCTTAGATATGTAaataatttaacaaaataatttcaatttcaaaGCTTTTAAAAAATGTGTCTAACTTGCATAGTCTCCATAACTTCTATTCTTTGTTGAGGACAATGCACCTGTATTTAATAATATCAAAATTATCCGTAAACAGATGTGATAAACATTTATGAGATGTGTATCTAGGTAGAATTGTTTGTCCACTTTTTGTGTAAAATAACTTTTTAATTTAATGTTGTGGTAATTGATTATGAGAAAATGGTATAGATATTAGGGTCTTATACCTACCTCATTAGAAGTATAATTGTAGAGGTTCAGAAGatataataattaaaagaaataaggaaaatagGAAGATGGTTTAGGTACGACCCAATCCGTCGACGATTTCGTGGAGAAGTAggaaaatcatcgatggttttctttTTACCGTAGACCGGTAAcaggtaaaacagttaaaagggGCGGGTAAAacccaaatcgtcaacggttttgtaaGAGGAGCataaaattgtcgacggttttctcgGCAAAATTGCTTTTAAATAAGGAACCTAAGAGCATTTtgtaagtttaaaaaaaaaactctctcactTCCTCTCTCAAACCCTATGGACCTACCCCTTTCTTCCTTCGATTCTCGCTCCGTTAAGCCCCattttgacgatcaggaaccaccacgaagTTCGTGGGTGAATTCTCTGCAACTTTACCGGAATAGATTTTCAAGTTAGGGTtccggggcaccactccaaaactgaggtaagagtgttaaatttagttttaattgtaaaattggagtatttggggcttagggaatattaaatgataatattttggagattgagttgattaatttggggaagaTGTAATTTTAAGGTTTTGAACTTTGAATGCTGTGGGGTGTAGATTTGGAATTTCAGCAAGCTTAACAAAAAACAagtaagaaaataaattaaatcaggtatttttcataaatttatttatgaattaatgtaattTTTTTAGGAATACTGGTATTGAAAAGAGAGAACAGATTTTAAAGCATGTTATAGTATAATATGGAGTAAAACTcacttgtgtgacatgagtataagtttaatgtaaATACAGTATGTTAGAATATGTTATTATTTCATGaaataagtatgattttacaaTAGTTTTGGAATGATGATAATCACTACAGAAGCTaagatatttatagtatattgtgatatgacagccggcgcagatgtcgtgcaATGATAGCCGGTGCAGATGCCGTGATAAgttttaatatgacaatttattcagaaattatgaaatgatagcttttattcagaaatatgtaaaaagtagattttatttcagaaatatgaaaatgttatttacgaatagaaatatattatgtgaaatgcgTTATATTATAATAGAACCCAGATGGATTTAGTATGttaagagcacgataccgttgctagctAGTCAGATCgaagagtaggatacccactgtgtacTGACCCATTAGAGGTTGATGGAGAGTACGATGGGCTGACCAGATTGgtgtatagccgacagtgcaactACACTATTCATGAAGTGTGGGTCAgaggccgattagccccgaagtgtaGGCGGTGAGTAGGATACCCTCTGTGTTCTGACCCACCAGAGGTTgatggagagtaggatgggcataccaggttgggtgggcaatcgtgtgtAGTTATGTCAAGTTttacttaacctggtaggccagccagcgttaaatccagcctatgggccgcacaacccaagtcatgcggggttaattcatgatatacagttagatatccagggtataatttcagtaatatacatatttaacagatgatttaaatgatacgaaaatttattatgatatagtaagattatatttAAAAGTACAAATTTTCATGTGTTATCAATTACAGCTCAAgaaatattacagttatattatttgcagtatatgtttataatatgataaaactcatattgccacacattgatattagtctatttccctttctaagaggtgtctcaccctagaattacaaatattttaggaaatcccgACAGaggagtggagcgagctccgtgatagaggagtcCGTTGGTATTACCTCAGTTGTAGGGTAAGTAGTCGGGTCGGAAGCAGGAtagatttttggggtatatatgtgtatatgtaggaacaatgaaactctggtattgtatataaggtaaGTATATTATAATTTCCGCTGTTTAGATGACATGTATATATAAACAGGTAAATTCCCGGTACttatgggtccgggttgactttgattACGTTATATGGTATCATAGTATTAATggtatgtggaaaaaaaaataatatagcaGAAATTTGAGAtcgttacaagtttggtatcagagcctaggttgttaggttctgtaaactttagtgtACAgtgaaaataatacaaaatataggAATAGACTaggaatttagtgagtcaatgttggggaattaagatgagtatttaggatTTTGTTCTGTGATCGGGAAGCAGGATTTTTGTAGtgat
The sequence above is a segment of the Malania oleifera isolate guangnan ecotype guangnan chromosome 8, ASM2987363v1, whole genome shotgun sequence genome. Coding sequences within it:
- the LOC131161487 gene encoding multiple C2 domain and transmembrane region protein 6, whose protein sequence is MAKLAVEVIQATDLMPKDGQGSASPFVQVHFDEQMRRTQTKPKDLNPHWNEKLIFDVKDPRDLLVKTIDVNVCNHREGDHYKFLGRVRISGSSVPTSESVAEPECYPLEKRGLFSRIKGDITLRFYLFLDYQASSPKESRKKVEIPEPPPQEVDVNHENFQDIKHQETKKKKSKEKEVRTFHSIGTSSGAGGPPPQHQPPPAAANPLKPAAAVETRSDFARAGPAATTVMHMQAPRLNPEFQLVETRPPVAARMGYRGGDKMSSTYDLVEQMHYLYVNVVKARDLPVMDITGSLDPYVEVKLGNYKGVTKHLEKNQNPVWNQIFAFSKERIQSNLIDVTVKDKDLISKDDFVGRVGFDLLEVPLRVPPDSPLAPQWYRLEDKRGMKTGGEVMLAVWMGTQADESFPDAWHSDAHSLRHESLANTRSKVYFSPKLYYLRVNVIEAQDLVLFDRSRAPSIIVRVHLGNQNRVTSIPARSLTNTHVWNEEFMFVAAEPFEDFIIVSIVDRVGPGKDDLLGTLVLPVRELPTRLDHPKFPEPRWFNLLKPSQGEDDGGKKEIKFSSKIHLRLCLDAGYHVLDESTHFSSDLQPSSKHLRKGSIGILELGILSARNLPRKDGRATDAYCVAKYGNKWIRTRTILDTLNPRWNEQYTWEVYDPCTVITVGVFDNSHINGSKEDAKDQRIGKLRIRLSTLEADRIYTHYYPLLALQPPGLRKHGELELAVRFTCTAWVNMVTQYGRPLLPKMHYVQPISVRHTDWLRHQAMQIVAVRLARSEPPLRREVVEYMLGVDDHMWSLRRSKANFSRIMSVLSGVTAVCRWFDSICTWRNPVTTCLVHVLFLILVCYPELMLPTFFLYLFVIGMWNYRFRPRHPPHMDARLSHAEFAHPDELDEEFDTFPTSRQPDIVRMRYDRLRSVAGKVQTVVGDLATQGERALALLSWRDPRATAIFIIFSLILAVFIYVTPFQVVAVLLGLFLLRHPRFRTKLPSVPINFFKRLPSKSDMLL